One genomic segment of Chitinophaga sancti includes these proteins:
- a CDS encoding ABC transporter ATP-binding protein, whose translation MIKTDKLTKRFGDFIATNEITFEVAKGEIFGFLGANGAGKTTAMRMLCGLSIPSSGSATIAGFDVYKQTEQIKKNIGYMSQKFSLYEDLTVTENIRFFGGIYGLSNQQLKTKSQQLIHDLDLEKEAKKLVGSLPLGWKQKLSFSIAVLHEPKIVFLDEPTGGVDPITRRQFWNLIYDAADSGVTVFVTTHYMDEAEYCNRISIMVDGRIKALDTPHNLKNTYHASSMDEVFYALARSAKRSE comes from the coding sequence ATGATCAAAACAGATAAACTAACCAAGCGCTTCGGCGATTTCATTGCAACAAATGAAATCACTTTTGAAGTAGCCAAAGGCGAGATCTTCGGATTCCTGGGCGCCAATGGTGCAGGCAAAACAACCGCTATGCGCATGCTCTGCGGACTATCCATACCAAGTTCCGGCAGTGCGACCATCGCGGGTTTTGATGTCTACAAACAAACGGAACAGATCAAAAAGAACATCGGGTACATGAGTCAGAAGTTTTCCTTATATGAAGACCTCACCGTAACTGAGAATATCCGCTTCTTTGGTGGTATTTATGGTTTGAGCAATCAACAACTTAAAACCAAGAGTCAGCAACTGATCCATGACTTAGACCTTGAAAAAGAAGCGAAGAAACTAGTGGGTTCCCTCCCACTCGGCTGGAAACAAAAACTCTCTTTTTCTATAGCTGTATTGCACGAACCGAAGATCGTATTCCTGGATGAACCTACTGGCGGTGTGGATCCTATTACCCGCAGGCAATTCTGGAACCTGATTTATGATGCGGCAGACAGCGGCGTAACAGTATTCGTGACCACCCACTACATGGACGAAGCAGAGTATTGTAACCGTATTTCTATTATGGTGGATGGTCGTATTAAAGCCTTGGATACGCCACATAATCTGAAGAATACATACCATGCTTCCAGCATGGATGAAGTCTTTTACGCACTGGCCCGCAGTGCAAAACGCAGCGAATGA
- a CDS encoding ABC transporter ATP-binding protein, translating to MDAVIVNHLRKVYQDKTAVDDVCFAVQKGELFGLIGPDGAGKTSIFRVLTTLLLPDGGSATVDGFDVVRDYKAIRKRAGYMPGKFSLYQDLTVEENLNFFATVFNTTIAENYDLIKDIYVQIEPFKKRRAGKLSGGMKQKLALCCALIHRPSVLFLDEPTTGVDPVSRKEFWEMLRQLKKQDITIIVSTPYMDEADLCDRIALIQDGKILSIDTPSDIVQAFADKLYAVKADQMHRLLKALQASSLVKDSYAFGEYAHVTFEGDLQQELTAQDFTGIEIKPTPVTIEDCFIKLLKDDQNR from the coding sequence ATGGATGCTGTAATCGTCAACCACCTGCGTAAGGTGTACCAGGATAAAACGGCCGTGGATGATGTGTGCTTCGCTGTACAGAAAGGTGAGCTATTTGGCCTGATCGGCCCTGATGGCGCGGGCAAGACGAGTATCTTCCGGGTATTGACCACCTTGTTACTACCAGATGGCGGGAGTGCTACGGTAGATGGTTTTGATGTGGTGCGCGATTATAAAGCGATCCGCAAACGGGCGGGATATATGCCCGGGAAGTTTTCGCTGTACCAGGACCTGACCGTGGAAGAGAACCTGAATTTCTTCGCAACGGTGTTTAATACCACCATAGCCGAAAATTATGATTTGATAAAAGACATCTATGTTCAGATTGAGCCTTTCAAAAAAAGGCGGGCAGGAAAACTATCCGGTGGAATGAAACAAAAGCTGGCATTGTGTTGTGCGCTCATCCACCGGCCATCGGTGCTGTTTTTAGATGAACCGACAACGGGTGTCGATCCCGTATCAAGAAAAGAATTCTGGGAGATGTTGCGGCAATTGAAAAAACAGGACATCACCATCATTGTGTCTACACCTTATATGGATGAAGCAGATCTATGTGATAGAATTGCCTTGATACAGGATGGAAAGATATTGTCTATTGATACACCATCAGACATCGTGCAGGCATTTGCCGACAAATTATATGCAGTGAAAGCGGACCAGATGCACCGGTTGCTCAAAGCCCTGCAGGCATCTTCGCTTGTGAAAGACAGTTATGCATTTGGAGAATATGCGCATGTAACTTTTGAAGGCGATCTGCAACAGGAGCTAACTGCACAGGACTTTACAGGAATAGAGATAAAACCTACGCCAGTAACTATTGAAGACTGTTTTATTAAACTATTGAAAGATGATCAAAACAGATAA
- a CDS encoding HlyD family secretion protein — protein MKKHLIILILVAATLSACNNKEAAYDASGTFEAVETIVSAEASGNIKSLDVEEGQVLKAGQVVGYIDSIQLILKKKQLQAQISAVLSGRPDIAAQTAALQEQLRQAERERDRTENLLKADAATRKQLDDAVSQVAIVKKQIAATQSSLGITTTNLKDQAAPLQAQIQQIDDQLDKCRLTNPIDGTVLTKYAEAGEVTSPGKAVYKIAALNTIILRAYLTGNQLSLVKPGQQVKVLVDNMKDQTGTIEWISNKAEFTPKTIQTKDERANLVYAIKVRVNNDGYLKIGMYGEIKL, from the coding sequence ATGAAAAAGCATCTAATCATACTCATACTCGTCGCCGCTACCCTCTCTGCTTGTAATAATAAAGAAGCGGCATACGACGCATCCGGAACTTTCGAAGCTGTGGAAACGATTGTCTCTGCAGAGGCATCCGGCAATATCAAATCACTGGATGTTGAAGAGGGACAAGTGCTGAAAGCCGGTCAGGTAGTGGGTTATATCGACAGCATTCAACTCATACTGAAAAAGAAACAATTACAGGCACAGATCAGTGCAGTACTGAGCGGCCGTCCGGATATCGCTGCACAAACGGCCGCTTTGCAGGAACAACTGAGACAGGCAGAAAGGGAAAGAGATCGTACAGAGAATTTACTCAAAGCAGATGCTGCGACCCGCAAACAACTGGATGATGCAGTTTCACAGGTAGCAATTGTGAAAAAACAGATCGCCGCTACACAGTCTTCTCTCGGTATTACGACGACCAACCTCAAAGATCAGGCAGCCCCTTTACAGGCACAGATCCAACAGATAGATGATCAGCTGGATAAATGCAGACTAACGAATCCTATTGACGGCACTGTCCTTACCAAGTATGCAGAAGCAGGCGAAGTAACAAGTCCCGGCAAAGCCGTGTACAAAATTGCTGCTTTGAATACCATCATCTTAAGAGCCTACCTGACGGGCAATCAGCTGTCGCTTGTAAAACCTGGCCAACAGGTGAAAGTATTGGTGGATAACATGAAGGACCAAACAGGCACCATCGAATGGATCAGTAATAAAGCGGAGTTCACCCCTAAGACGATTCAGACAAAAGATGAAAGAGCCAACCTCGTATATGCGATCAAAGTGCGCGTGAATAATGACGGATATCTGAAAATAGGGATGTACGGTGAGATAAAATTATAA
- a CDS encoding TolC family protein: MKYYVLLLLFSLSARGQLTLPECHRLAEQHYPLTKRYDLISKSAAYTIDNLKKGYLPQLSMNAQATYQSAVTQIPISIPGVNIPVMNKDQYKATAQLDQVIYDGGEIAKHQELQKSNEVVSRQQLQADLYALKDRINQLYFGILLADEQLKQNDLMLADLQLGLKKTQAALDNGTAFRSNADLINAEILATRQHNIEIASSREAYAKMLSLFIGAPVTSLEKPAALSLSDSIHRPELLSFDAQQRSLRLQDQLLTVSTRPKVGFYIQGGYGRPGLNMLDNSFKAYYLGGIRLSWSPSTFYTLKKKRAQIVVNQQEIAVQKETFLFNTAMTVQQESAAVNKYQQLMTSDDAIIKLRAQVKTAAIAQLENGVITGNDFLKEVNDENLARQNKSMHEMQWLLSQYNQQTTTGNL; encoded by the coding sequence ATGAAATACTACGTCCTGCTTCTACTTTTTTCGTTGTCTGCCAGGGGGCAACTCACCTTGCCGGAATGCCACCGGCTGGCGGAACAGCATTATCCGCTGACGAAAAGATATGACCTGATCAGCAAATCGGCAGCGTACACGATTGACAACCTGAAAAAGGGATACCTGCCGCAGTTATCTATGAATGCACAGGCCACTTACCAATCTGCGGTGACGCAGATACCGATCAGCATACCGGGAGTGAACATCCCGGTTATGAATAAGGACCAGTATAAGGCCACGGCGCAACTGGACCAGGTGATCTATGATGGGGGTGAAATTGCGAAACACCAGGAGCTGCAAAAGAGTAATGAGGTCGTGTCACGGCAACAGTTGCAGGCAGATCTGTATGCGCTCAAAGACAGAATTAACCAGCTGTATTTTGGGATTCTGCTGGCAGATGAACAGCTGAAACAAAATGACCTGATGCTGGCAGATCTGCAACTGGGGTTGAAGAAAACGCAGGCAGCGCTGGATAATGGGACAGCTTTTCGGAGTAATGCAGACCTGATCAATGCAGAAATTCTGGCTACCCGGCAACATAATATTGAAATTGCCAGTAGTCGAGAGGCTTATGCCAAAATGCTTTCTTTGTTTATTGGCGCCCCGGTAACCTCGTTGGAGAAACCAGCCGCTCTATCTCTCTCCGATAGCATTCATCGCCCGGAATTATTATCCTTTGATGCGCAACAGAGATCTTTGCGGCTACAGGATCAGTTATTGACCGTAAGTACCCGGCCCAAGGTCGGCTTCTATATTCAGGGGGGATATGGCCGGCCGGGATTGAATATGCTGGACAATAGTTTCAAGGCATACTATCTCGGAGGTATTCGCCTGAGCTGGTCTCCTTCTACCTTTTACACCCTGAAGAAAAAGAGAGCGCAGATCGTAGTGAACCAGCAGGAAATAGCCGTACAAAAAGAAACCTTCTTATTTAACACAGCTATGACTGTACAACAGGAATCTGCTGCTGTGAACAAATACCAGCAATTAATGACCTCCGACGATGCAATTATCAAATTGCGTGCACAGGTCAAAACTGCTGCCATCGCCCAATTGGAGAATGGCGTGATCACCGGCAATGACTTTCTGAAAGAAGTAAATGACGAAAATCTGGCCAGGCAAAATAAGTCCATGCATGAAATGCAATGGCTACTCTCCCAATATAATCAACAAACTACTACAGGTAATCTATGA